In one Nicotiana sylvestris chromosome 8, ASM39365v2, whole genome shotgun sequence genomic region, the following are encoded:
- the LOC104232309 gene encoding probable LRR receptor-like serine/threonine-protein kinase At3g47570 — protein MGRSCNLVFGLAVFILLHYHTSLAIVPSISTDKDSLLALKSHISSSDPNDNIIASNWSSSSPVCSWIGITCSSRHNRVTALDISSMQLYGTVPPHVGNLSFLVSLNISNNNFHGELPEELSHLQRLKMIIVESNNFTGVVPSFLSLLPNLRILRLASNQFYGKIPPSFSNLTKLEGLSVARNFLEGEIPRELGNLRYITILDLQENHLTGSIPPSIFNITTMRIITLFKNNVAGNLPTTICENLPNLEVLHIPVNNLDGVIPTNIGKCRKLRILSLSGNKFTGTVPRELANLKDLTELYLGYQHLQGEIPAELGNLKKLRLLGLNKNDFTGSIPSNIFNMPALQILELSVNRLSGRLPSDFGRGIPSLEFFFCGSNNLSGSISASISNSSRLRTLDLSYNSFTGEIPAELGNLNNLQFLDLTENKFTSSVPASILNISALRILGLGVNRLSGTLPSDLGRKMPSLEELLCGDNNLSGFISATISNSSRLRKLDLTLNRFTGPIPESLGNLEYLEVLTLGANNFFGDSTLSFLTPLTNCRKLRSLRFSDNPLDGVLPQSVGNFSNSLQIFDGQGCKLKGFIPEEIGNVTGMTRMSLFNNELSGYIPKAIEHMLKLQEIYLHKNKIGGTIPDVICNLQNLGELDLSGNQITGSVPPCLGTITSLRKLNLAYNRLNSRLPASLGSLRDIIEFNVSSNLLSGQIPLEIGNLKAATLIELSKNNFSGNIPSSIGGLDRLTNFSLAHNKLDGPIPDSLGKILALEFLDLSFNNLSGEIPKSLEDLVYIKQLNISFNKLSGEIPTGGPFANITSQSFLSNDALCGDSRFNVKPCPPKYTKKSRRKRVLIGLYTLLGIGSLFALVVGYAVLRWRKIKKNVDQADVSLVKEHERISYYELEQATEGFSESNLLGNGSFSKVYKGILKDGTIFAAKVFNVQLEGAFKSFDTECEMLRNLRHRNLTKVITSCSNLDFKALVLEYMPNGTLEKWLYSHNFFLDMMHRLDIMIDIASAMDYLHNGYSTPVVHCDLKPSNVLLDQEMVGHVSDFGIAKLLDAGEDFVQTRTIATLGYIAPEYGQDGIVSTSCDVYSFGILMMETFTRMRPSDDIFTGELSIRSWVSDSFPGGIHKVVDANLLHPADEQTDAKMQCLLSIMELAVSCTVMIPDARISMEESLSTLTKIRLQFVSSCC, from the exons ATGGGCAGAAGTTGCAATCTTGTGTTTGGTCTTGCTGTTTTCATTCTGCTTCATTACCATACATCATTGGCTATTGTTCCCAGTATTAGCACAGATAAAGATTCTCTTCTTGCCTTGAAATCTCACATTTCTTCTTCTGATCCTAATGATAATATCATAGCAAGCAACTGGTCTTCCTCCAGCCCGGTTTGCAGCTGGATTGGCATCACTTGTAGCTCGCGCCACAATAGAGTCACAGCTTTAGACATTTCTAGCATGCAACTTTATGGTACCGTTCCTCCACACGTTGGAAACCTCTCATTTCTTGTTTCCCTTAACATCAGTAACAACAATTTCCACGGAGAGTTGCCAGAAGAGTTGTCTCATTTGCAGAGGTTGAAAATGATTATTGTCGAAAGCAATAACTTTACTGGTGTCGTTCCATCATTCTTAAGTCTGTTACCAAACCTTCGCATCCTGCGCCTTGCGAGCAACCAATTTTATGGGAAAATTCCACCTTCCTTTTCCAATCTAACAAAACTAGAAGGATTGAGCGTGGCGCGCAATTTTCTTGAAGGAGAGATCCCTCGAGAACTCGGTAATCTTCGTTACATAACTATCCTAGACCTACAAGAAAACCACCTTACTGGCTCTATACCTCCATCAATCTTTAACATTACGACAATGCGAATCATTACTCTTTTCAAAAACAATGTTGCTGGTAATCTTCCAACAACTATATGTGAAAATCTTCCAAACTTGGAAGTTCTTCACATCCCAGTTAACAACCTAGACGGTGTTATTCCAACAAACATAGGAAAGTGCAGAAAGCTTCGAATCTTGTCATTGTCTGGCAATAAGTTCACTGGAACTGTACCAAGAGAGTTAGCCAACTTAAAAGATCTTACAGAATTATATCTTGGATATCAGCACTTGCAAG GAGAGATACCAGCGGAGCTAGGTAATCTTAAGAAACTACGGTTGCTGGGATTAAACAAGAATGACTTTACGGGTTCTATCCCTTCAAATATTTTCAACATGCCAGCACTGCAGATCTTAGAACTTTCTGTAAACAGGCTTTCAGGTCGTCTACCATCCGATTTTGGCCGTGGAATTCCCagcttagaattttttttttgcggATCAAATAATCTGAGTGGTTCTATCTCTGCTTCAATCTCAAATTCTTCAAGACTCAGAACACTTGATCTCTCGTACAACAGTTTCACAG GAGAGATACCGGCGGAGCTAGGTAATCTTAATAATCTACAGTTTCTGGATTTAACTGAAAACAAATTTACTAGTTCTGTCCCTGCAAGCATTTTGAACATATCAGCACTGAGGATCCTTGGACTTGGAGTAAATAGGCTTTCAGGTACTCTACCTTCAGATTTAGGCCGTAAAATGCCCAGCCTAGAAGAACTTCTTTGTGGTGATAATAATCTGAGTGGTTTTATCTCTGCTACCATCTCAAATTCATCAAGACTCAGAAAACTTGATCTCACACTCAACAGATTCACAGGTCCAATTCCTGAATCACTGGGTAACTTAGAATACCTTGAGGTTTTGACCTTGGGGGCAAATAATTTTTTCGGCGATTCAACATTGAGCTTCCTAACACCTTTGACAAATTGTAGGAAGCTGAGATCTCTCAGGTTCTCTGACAATCCGTTAGATGGTGTTTTACCTCAATCTGTTGGGAATTTCTCTAACTCTCTGCAGATTTTTGATGGACAAGGTTGTAAACTGAAGGGCTTCATTCCTGAAGAAATTGGTAATGTTACTGGAATGACAAGGATGAGTCTATTTAACAATGAGTTGAGTGGATATATTCCAAAAGCCATCGAACACATGCTGAAACTTCAAGAAATTTACCTACATAAAAACAAGATTGGAGGAACCATACCAGATGTTATCTGCAATTTACAGAATCTTGGTGAATTAGACCTATCGGGAAATCAGATTACCGGTTCAGTGCCACCATGCTTAGGGACCATTACCAGCTTAAGGAAACTTAATCTGGCTTACAACAGGCTGAATTCGAGATTACCTGCAAGCTTGGGAAGCCTTCGAGATATCATAGAATTCAATGTTTCGTCCAATTTATTAAGTGGGCAAATTCCTCTGGAGATTGGAAATTTAAAGGCTGCCACACTCATTGAACTGTCAAAAAATAATTTCTCAGGTAATATCCCAAGCTCTATAGGAGGTCTAGATAGATTGACCAATTTTTCTTTAGCACACAATAAATTAGATGGTCCTATTCCAGATTCATTAGGGAAAATTCTTGCCTTGGAATTCTTGGATTTGTCCTTTAACAATCTTAGTGGTGAGATTCCAAAGTCATTAGAAGATCTTGTGTATATTAAACAACTGAACATCTCATTTAATAAACTTAGTGGTGAAATTCCCACCGGTGGACCTTTTGCAAATATCACTAGCCAATCCTTCCTGTCCAATGATGCACTCTGTGGTGACTCCAGATTTAACGTGAAACCATGTCCTCCAAAATATACAAAGAAGTCAAGAAGAAAAAGAGTGCTTATAGGTTTATATACTCTGTTAGGGATAGGATCACTCTTTGCATTGGTCGTTGGATATGCGGTGTTAAGATggagaaagataaaaaagaaTGTAGATCAAGCTGATGTGTCGCTCGTTAAAGAGCATGAAAGAATTTCTTATTATGAACTTGAACAAGCAACAGAAGGATTCAGTGAAAGCAACTTGCTTGGTAATGGGAGTTTCAGCAAGGTCTACAAAGGGATACTTAAGGATGGTACCATTTTCGCAGCAAAGGTATTCAATGTACAGTTGGAGGGTGCATTCAAAAGTTTTGATACAGAATGTGAGATGTTGCGCAACCTCCGCCATCGAAATCTTACTAAAGTCATCACTAGTTGCTCCAACCTTGATTTCAAAGCCTTAGTATTGGAATACATGCCGAATGGAACACTTGAAAAATGGTTATATTCTCATAACTTTTTCTTAGACATGATGCATAGATTAGATATAATGATAGATATTGCATCTGCGATGGACTATCTCCACAATGGTTATTCAACGCCTGTGGTGCATTGCGACTTAAAACCAAGCAATGTCTTGCTAGATCAAGAAATGGTTGGCCATGTCAGTGATTTTGGCATCGCAAAATTGTTGGATGCAGGGGAGGATTTTGTTCAAACACGTACAATTGCAACCCTAGGATATATTGCTCCAG AGTATGGACAGGATGGTATAGTATCCACGAGCTGCGATGTTTATAGTTTTGGCATCCTGATGATGGAGACGTTTACAAGAATGAGACCAAGCGATGATATATTTACCGGAGAATTGAGCATAAGAAGTTGGGTTAGCGATTCTTTTCCAGGTGGAATTCATAAGGTGGTGGATGCTAATTTGCTACATCCAGCGGATGAACAAACCGATGCAAAGATGCAGTGTCTGCTATCTATCATGGAATTAGCTGTGAGTTGCACTGTGATGATACCTGATGCAAGAATTAGTATGGAAGAGTCTCTTTCAACACTTACAAAGATTAGGCTCCAGTTTGTCAGTAGTTGCTGCTAG